Part of the Effusibacillus pohliae DSM 22757 genome, GCTCTGGAAGATGTGATCGGCCTGGCATTTGAGAGGGATGCGAATGCGGCGACTGTGTAAAAAATATTATCATCTGATGCGGGTTGCCTGGCTAATTTTGCTCGAATACCGAGGGGAAACGTTCTTCTACATGTTCGGTTCGTTCGTCACGCCGCTGGTGACTTTGGCAGTCTGGCTGGCGGTCGCCCGCGAGGGGCAGGTCGGAGGGTACGGCACGGATGATTTGATCCGCTATTTTCTGGCAGCGATGTTTGTTATGCGATTGACGATTTCGTGGGACGTCTGGGAGTTGGACGTGCAGATCCGGGAAGGCACTTTTTCTTCCTATTTGGTGCGACCGTTTAACCCGATTCACTGGCGGATTGCAGAAAATCTGGTGTACAAGCTGTTCTATCTGGCGATCATGGCGGCGGTGTGGGGGATCGCCTGGTTCTTTTTTCCGGCGGTTCGCCTGCAACTGACGGGGTGGCAGTGGGGTGCGGCCGCTGCAGCGATCATGTTGGCCGCGGCGATCCGCTATTTGTTCGGGTATTGCATCGGTTTGCTGGCTTTCTGGACCAACCGGTCGGTGGCCGTGTTTACGCTGCTTGACGGGATCGGATACTTTTTGCGCGGCATGATCGCGCCGCTTGCCTTGCTGCCGCCGTTCGTCCGATGGATCGCCGAGATCAGCCCGTTCTACTGGATGCTGGGGTTTCCGGTAGACTTGCTGACGCGGCCGTGGACGCAAATGGCTGCGCTGCACGGATTTGTTGTGCAAGGGATATGGATGATTGCGTTGTTCACGCTGTACGTGGTGATGTGGCGAATGGGCCTGAAAAAATACGGAGCGGCGGGAGGGTGAAAACATTGTCCGGCATCCAACGGCACTTGCGGATTTTGCGGGAGTTCTTGCGGGCTGCACTGGTCGAGGAGATGGAATACCGCTCCCATTTTGTCTCGAATCTGCTGGCCACTCTGTTCGGGGCGGCGATGGCGGTGCTGACCGTGCAGGTGTTTTTCTACCAGACGAAAAGCCTGGGCGGCTGGGGATTTTACGAGATGCTGATCCTCTTGGGAATTTTTAACGCCCTGCAAGGGTTTGCCGGCATGGTGCTGCAGCCGAACATCGGCCGGA contains:
- a CDS encoding ABC transporter permease, translating into MRRLCKKYYHLMRVAWLILLEYRGETFFYMFGSFVTPLVTLAVWLAVAREGQVGGYGTDDLIRYFLAAMFVMRLTISWDVWELDVQIREGTFSSYLVRPFNPIHWRIAENLVYKLFYLAIMAAVWGIAWFFFPAVRLQLTGWQWGAAAAAIMLAAAIRYLFGYCIGLLAFWTNRSVAVFTLLDGIGYFLRGMIAPLALLPPFVRWIAEISPFYWMLGFPVDLLTRPWTQMAALHGFVVQGIWMIALFTLYVVMWRMGLKKYGAAGG